A single genomic interval of Fructobacillus americanaquae harbors:
- a CDS encoding ABC transporter substrate-binding protein/permease, producing MKKVLMTLVTAVAAFLAFGVASQKPASASEPHYIIATDATYAPFDFQDKNNKYVGIDQDILAAIAKREGFTYELKPMSFNAATQAVASDQADGVIAGMSITDARRQVFDFSTPYYRSGIGWATAKDSKIKSLSDLKGKTVALKTGTAGAQYAESIQAKYGFKITYFSDSDTSYRDVINGNSDATFGDLPVLQYAVKNGTELKVQNPKDPFNAGDYGFAVKKGANAALLAAFDKGFAAIKKDGTYDKIVNKYLDAKASTFTGSAADNNSVFGILRSNSSAFWTGLKETLYLTIVGIVLATIWGLLLGVMGVAKSKFLRGLATTIIYIFRGMPMMVLAFFIYIGLPGVIGVKIPAFTAGVLTLILNEGAYTGAFVRGGFNSVDDGQMEAARSLGLSHAKAMRKVIIPQGLKLMIPSFINQFIITLKDTSILSAIGILELTQTGTLIVTRNSQGFRVWAIIAVIYLIVITLLTWLSNWVEKRTRA from the coding sequence ATGAAAAAAGTACTAATGACTTTGGTGACTGCAGTGGCAGCCTTCCTGGCCTTTGGTGTGGCAAGCCAAAAGCCAGCTTCGGCCAGCGAACCCCACTACATTATCGCCACGGATGCTACTTACGCACCCTTTGATTTCCAAGATAAGAACAATAAGTACGTTGGTATTGACCAAGACATTTTGGCCGCCATTGCCAAGCGTGAAGGATTTACATATGAGTTAAAGCCAATGTCCTTCAACGCCGCTACCCAGGCCGTTGCTTCTGACCAGGCCGATGGGGTGATTGCTGGAATGTCAATCACTGACGCCCGTCGTCAGGTCTTTGATTTTTCAACGCCTTACTACCGGAGTGGAATTGGTTGGGCAACGGCCAAGGATTCAAAAATTAAGTCCTTGTCTGATTTGAAAGGGAAGACGGTCGCTTTGAAGACCGGGACTGCCGGTGCACAGTACGCCGAATCAATCCAAGCAAAGTATGGTTTCAAGATTACTTATTTCTCTGATTCCGATACTTCATACCGTGATGTCATCAATGGCAATTCGGACGCAACGTTCGGTGACCTGCCAGTTTTGCAGTATGCCGTTAAGAACGGAACAGAATTAAAGGTTCAAAATCCAAAGGATCCATTTAACGCTGGTGACTATGGTTTTGCCGTTAAGAAGGGTGCTAATGCTGCTTTGTTGGCTGCCTTTGACAAGGGCTTTGCGGCCATCAAAAAGGATGGTACTTATGACAAGATTGTCAACAAGTACTTGGATGCCAAGGCGTCCACCTTTACTGGTTCAGCCGCAGATAACAACTCTGTCTTTGGTATCTTGCGTTCAAACTCATCCGCCTTCTGGACTGGTTTGAAGGAAACGCTTTACTTGACAATTGTTGGAATTGTTTTGGCAACGATCTGGGGCTTGCTCTTGGGCGTTATGGGTGTGGCCAAGTCAAAGTTCCTGCGTGGCCTGGCAACAACCATCATCTATATCTTCCGGGGTATGCCAATGATGGTTTTGGCCTTCTTTATCTACATTGGTTTGCCTGGTGTGATTGGTGTGAAGATTCCTGCCTTTACGGCCGGTGTTTTGACCCTGATTTTAAATGAAGGAGCCTATACAGGTGCCTTCGTTCGTGGTGGTTTTAATTCCGTTGACGATGGCCAGATGGAAGCGGCTCGCTCATTAGGGCTTTCGCATGCAAAAGCCATGCGTAAGGTAATTATTCCGCAAGGTTTGAAGTTAATGATTCCAAGCTTTATTAATCAATTTATTATTACCTTGAAGGACACGTCAATCTTGTCTGCAATCGGTATTTTGGAATTGACACAGACTGGTACGTTGATTGTTACTCGGAATTCACAGGGATTCCGTGTCTGGGCAATTATCGCTGTGATATACTTAATTGTAATTACGTTACTTACATGGTTGAGTAACTGGGTTGAAAAAAGGACACGAGCATGA